The sequence GCTTGAATAGGTTGTCACTAATAGAACAGAAACTGCCAGAACTGTGACAAAAACGATGATTAGATATTTTGATTTTTTAAAACGGTTCATATTCCTACCTTTATACTAAAAACCTGCTACTGTGAGCTTCTTATCAATCCTACAAACCTACTAAGATTTTAAGAAAAATAAGAAACATCCCAGTATCAAAATCACAAGAATTGCCAGTGTATCCTTTTGACTCCATCTCAATTGTCTATACTGACTTCTACCCTTTCCTCCCTGATAACCACGCGCTTCCATCGCTATTGCCAATGAATCTGCACGCTTTAAGCTCGTCGCAAAAAGAGGAATTAAAATTGGAATCATAGCCTTTACTTTTTGAACGATGCTGCCTTCGCCAAAGTCAACTCCACGGGCTTTCTGAGCATTCATAATTCGCGTCGTGTCATCCATCAATGTTGGAACAAAACGCAAACTCATTGATAACATGAGGCCAATTTCATGAACGGGAACTTTCACACGTTTTAGCGGTGCTAAAAGAGCTTCAACTGCGGTTGCCAGACTCAAAGGCATGGTCGTTAATGTTAGCAAGGTTGAAAAGAAAATAATCAACACAAAACGACAGAAAATGATTCCTGCTTGTTGCAAAGCATAATCCGTTATTCTTATAAAAGAAAACTCAAATAGGACATTTCCACTTGAAATGAAAAAGAGCTGAAAAAGAGTCGTAAAGGCGATCAAAAAGAACATGGATTTTAATCCCTGAACGAAAAATGAGAGAGAAACGCCCGATAATGCGATAAATATACCTGTCGCTACAAACAGAACGAGATTGGTGAGAGGATTATTGGCCCAAAATACAATCAAAATCAGCAGGATCATGGCAAGCAATTTACTACGTGGATCCAAGCGATGAATGATGGAATCTCCTGGTATATAACGCCCTAAAATCATACTATCCATTTAGCGACTCCTTAAACTCCTCTATCTTGATTGGCAGTTTTTTAAAAGCTACACCTCTATCTGCCAAACGCTTACAAAAGGCTGTGATTTTAGGCACACCTAACTGTACCTTTTCCATTGAGGCTACATCTTGAAAGACATCACTTGGTTTGCCACTTTTGACCAAACGCCCCTTTTCCATAACATAAACCTGATTAGCATATGCAGCTACATCATCCATCAAATGCGTTACCAGAACGATTGTCATTCCAGAAAGGTGGAGTTCTTTAAACAAGGTCATCAATTCTTTTCTGCCCAAAGGATCAAGCCCTGCTGTCGGCTCATCCAAAACCAAAACAGTTGGCTCCATCGCTAGCATACCTGCTATAGCCACACGTCTCATCTGGCCACCCGAAAGTTCAAACGGGCTACGCTCAAAGAGTGACTCATCGATGCCTACCAAGGCTAACTTTTCACGCGCAATTTTCTTGGCCTCTTCCTCAGAAACTCCAAAATTTTGCGGTCCAAATGCAACATCTTTCAAAACAGTCTCTTCGAAAATCTGATTTTCAGCAAATTGAAACACTAGACCAACCTGCTTTCGAATCTGACGAATTTCTTTATTGGTTGATGTAGGGGTAATGACAGTATCAAAAACTCGAACAGAACCCTTACTTGGTACCAATAGGCCATTTAAAAGCTGTAAAATCGTTGATTTCCCACTACCTGTGTGCCCTACCAAAGCCGTATAGGAACCATCCTCAATCGTCAAGGAAACATCAGTCAAGGCTGATGAAGATAGGGGAGTCCCCTCTTGATAGGTAAAGCTCACATTTTCTAGAGTAATTCCCATAACTTGTCCTCTAGCTCTCTTTCTGTCAAATAGCCATCCGGCAACTGATAGCCAGTCTCTCTCAAAGAGCCTCTCAATTGATTAGCAAAAGGCTCATCTAACCCTATCTGGTCAAGGTCATCCCGAGAAAAAAGTTCTCTTGGGCTACTGGTTGACTCCACTTGGCCTTTTTTCATGACCAAGACACGGTCACTCATCGCAACTTCCTCTAAATCATGTGTAATGGAGACGACTGTCATCTGGTGGTCTTTTCGAATCTCTTGAACTGTCTGAATCAGTTCTCTGCGTCCCTCAGGATCCAACATACTTGTAGCCTCGTCCAAAATCAAAATAGCTGGTCTCAGGGCAACAACTCCCGCAATAGCCACACGCTGTTTTTGTCCACCAGATAAACGAGCTGGTTCTCTATTCTTAAAGTCCAGCATCCCTACCAACTCCAAAGATTCGGCCACTCTCTTCTTCATTTCTTCACGAGGAAGTCCCTGATTTTCTAAACCAAAGGCAACATCATCTTCAACAGTCGCCCCCACAAATTGGTTATCTGGATTTTGAAAAACCATACCAATTTGTCGACGCAAGTCCCAAACATTCTCAGAGGACAACAATTGCCCATCTATCCAGATTTCCCCAGACTCTGCTTCAAGCAATCCATCAATCAAACGGATAGTTGTCGATTTCCCACTCCCGTTATGACCTACAATCGAAAGCCATTCTCCCCGTTTCACGTGAAACGAGACATTATTAACATCATAATGATCCTGGTCTTCCTTATAACGAAAAGACAGATCTTTTACTTCAATAATCGATTTCATTTTGAACCAAATGTTCCTTTGAATACATGAGCGCTACCCTTAAAATAATCATAACCAGAGTAGATAGTGAAAAACAAAGCGATATAAAGCAACAGCTGACCAATTAAATTCCAATGTAAGAGCAAAAAGATAATGGCAAACATCTGACTAAAGGTCTTGATTTTCCCTGGCATAGCTGCTGCTAGAACTGTCCCTCCCGTCTCAACAAGCAACAAGCGCAAGCCTGTCACCGCAAGTTCACGACAAATGATAATAGCAACAACCCAAGCTGGAGCCATACCTAACTCAATTAACATGATAAAAGCTGACATAACCAACAGCTTATCAGCCATCGGATCTGCAAATTTTCCAAAATTGCTGACTACATTCCATTTACGAGCAAGGTAGCCATCAAGATAATCCGTTACACTAGCAACTGCAAAGATGATCGTTGCTAGCAAATGACTGCCTTGTGAATGGCCCAAAGTCAAAATAAGAATAAAGAGAGGTATAAAGAGAATTCTACCAATAGTTAATACATTAGGAATTTGTTCTTTTTTCATTGATTTTTCCTTAATCTGTAGTAAATATAAGTGTTACAGTTCCAGTCTGAGTTGTCAGCTTCGAAGTATCAATCGTTTGATTGTCCACAGTCACAGTAACTCCCTTCACTACACCTAAAGTAATAGTAACGGGACTCTTAGTTGAGACTATTGTTTTTGCATTCTTATTGTCTGCGGATAGTGTCACACCACCCTCCAGCTCACTTCCTGAAACACTAACCCAACTAGCTTCATCTGAAACTGCCAATTGAACAGTAGCAGTTTCCTTACTCGTTTTATACCGAGCTTCAATGCGATTTCCTTCGCCTGACACTGTAATAGTTGATTCCGTAGTAGAAGACGAGCTAGACGTCTGACTACTAGAAGATGAACTAGATGAGGTGGTTGAACTAGTCGAGCTCACAACACTATAATTAGCTGAAGAAGGACTTGGCTGAGTTTGGATGTAGTTCCAGACATAGTAAGTGACAAAAATTAAAATTGACAAAGCAAATAGAACGAAATAAAACAAGGGGAGATAAGACGTTTTTTTCTTATTTGACCGTCTGCGACCAGACAAGTCTTCTTCATCGACATCTACCTCTTCATAAGTGATCATACTACCTGAATCATATGCATCCAAAACAATTCTTTCATCTAACTCTACTGCCCAGGCATATTTTCTTAAAAAAGAACGAGCATAGAAGGTACTAGGAAGTTGATCAAAATCATCTGCCTCCATAGCTTCTAGAAAATGCAACTGAATTTCAGTTTTCTCCTGTAATTCTTCCAAACTCAATCCCTGGTTAATTCTAGCTAAACGTAGAACCTCGCCAATTGTTTTTTTTCTCATACGTACCATTCCTTCTTTCTAGTATTAGTCATCTTTTAAGCTGGAAAGATTGTAAAATCAACTAGATCACCATTATCAATCAAACGATGTCCAGCTTCTAGAACATCCTCCAAAGTAATTTCCTGTAAAATTTTTGGAAAATCAAAAATTGTTTCTCCGCAATCCATCGGATCGTATTGAGTTGCAATAAATTCCAAGGAGTTCATGCTACTGAAAAACTCCCCAAACATCTCACTCTTAACAAGATCTAAATGTTCCTCTGTAATATCCGCATCACTACTAAACTGACGAATCGCTTTACGAAATTGATGCGACAGAGAAACAGGCTCTTTGGTGTCCATTGTCAATATCACAAAATGAAAGCGACTGTTGACTTCAACCTCAAGTGACAATGACGCATCTAACTTCCCAGTCTCATATAACCTTTGAAAACGATCAGAAGTCCAACCAAACATCATCGTAAATAGTAATTTCAATAAAATATTGTAACGATAAGACTCAGCTTCTGTTATTTGCCCATTACCTCTAATCGCAACAGCAAGTTTGGGTGAAGAAACTTCCATCCGAAGACTATCTGTTTGCTTCACAGGCTGTAAGGGTAGTTGCTCTTTTGTAACTGTAAACTGTTCTAGAGTCTTCTTTTCCTTTTTCGAAAAGTATTCCTCAACAACTTTTACATCAATATTTCCAACTAAAAACAGTGACATGTTGACAGGTTTGTAAAAGTCTGTAAAGTTCTCTTTTAAATTTGAAACTTGAATCTCAGAAATTGATTTTTC comes from Streptococcus oralis and encodes:
- a CDS encoding energy-coupling factor transporter transmembrane component T family protein, coding for MDSMILGRYIPGDSIIHRLDPRSKLLAMILLILIVFWANNPLTNLVLFVATGIFIALSGVSLSFFVQGLKSMFFLIAFTTLFQLFFISSGNVLFEFSFIRITDYALQQAGIIFCRFVLIIFFSTLLTLTTMPLSLATAVEALLAPLKRVKVPVHEIGLMLSMSLRFVPTLMDDTTRIMNAQKARGVDFGEGSIVQKVKAMIPILIPLFATSLKRADSLAIAMEARGYQGGKGRSQYRQLRWSQKDTLAILVILILGCFLFFLKS
- the rodZ gene encoding cytoskeleton protein RodZ, yielding MRKKTIGEVLRLARINQGLSLEELQEKTEIQLHFLEAMEADDFDQLPSTFYARSFLRKYAWAVELDERIVLDAYDSGSMITYEEVDVDEEDLSGRRRSNKKKTSYLPLFYFVLFALSILIFVTYYVWNYIQTQPSPSSANYSVVSSTSSTTSSSSSSSSQTSSSSSTTESTITVSGEGNRIEARYKTSKETATVQLAVSDEASWVSVSGSELEGGVTLSADNKNAKTIVSTKSPVTITLGVVKGVTVTVDNQTIDTSKLTTQTGTVTLIFTTD
- the pgsA gene encoding CDP-diacylglycerol--glycerol-3-phosphate 3-phosphatidyltransferase, producing the protein MKKEQIPNVLTIGRILFIPLFILILTLGHSQGSHLLATIIFAVASVTDYLDGYLARKWNVVSNFGKFADPMADKLLVMSAFIMLIELGMAPAWVVAIIICRELAVTGLRLLLVETGGTVLAAAMPGKIKTFSQMFAIIFLLLHWNLIGQLLLYIALFFTIYSGYDYFKGSAHVFKGTFGSK
- a CDS encoding energy-coupling factor transporter ATPase; the encoded protein is MGITLENVSFTYQEGTPLSSSALTDVSLTIEDGSYTALVGHTGSGKSTILQLLNGLLVPSKGSVRVFDTVITPTSTNKEIRQIRKQVGLVFQFAENQIFEETVLKDVAFGPQNFGVSEEEAKKIAREKLALVGIDESLFERSPFELSGGQMRRVAIAGMLAMEPTVLVLDEPTAGLDPLGRKELMTLFKELHLSGMTIVLVTHLMDDVAAYANQVYVMEKGRLVKSGKPSDVFQDVASMEKVQLGVPKITAFCKRLADRGVAFKKLPIKIEEFKESLNG
- the yfmH gene encoding EF-P 5-aminopentanol modification-associated protein YfmH; protein product: MTKVTFEEKYYPAVKETVYKTQLSNGLTVSLLPKQDFNEVYGIVTVQFGSVDATYTSLKKGLRHHPAGIAHFLEHKLFERENSEDIMAAFTRLGADSNAFTSFTKTSYLFSTIDYLLENLDLLDELVGDVHFTEESILREQAIIQQEREMYQDDPDSRLFFATLANLYPDTPLVTDIVGSEKSISEIQVSNLKENFTDFYKPVNMSLFLVGNIDVKVVEEYFSKKEKKTLEQFTVTKEQLPLQPVKQTDSLRMEVSSPKLAVAIRGNGQITEAESYRYNILLKLLFTMMFGWTSDRFQRLYETGKLDASLSLEVEVNSRFHFVILTMDTKEPVSLSHQFRKAIRQFSSDADITEEHLDLVKSEMFGEFFSSMNSLEFIATQYDPMDCGETIFDFPKILQEITLEDVLEAGHRLIDNGDLVDFTIFPA
- a CDS encoding energy-coupling factor ABC transporter ATP-binding protein, which gives rise to MKSIIEVKDLSFRYKEDQDHYDVNNVSFHVKRGEWLSIVGHNGSGKSTTIRLIDGLLEAESGEIWIDGQLLSSENVWDLRRQIGMVFQNPDNQFVGATVEDDVAFGLENQGLPREEMKKRVAESLELVGMLDFKNREPARLSGGQKQRVAIAGVVALRPAILILDEATSMLDPEGRRELIQTVQEIRKDHQMTVVSITHDLEEVAMSDRVLVMKKGQVESTSSPRELFSRDDLDQIGLDEPFANQLRGSLRETGYQLPDGYLTERELEDKLWELL